Part of the Neisseria leonii genome is shown below.
CACGCAGCCCGTCGGCCGGCAGATGGGGCAGATTCGGCAGGCTGTGGTTGCCAAAGGTCAGGTTGTCGATCAGATGCTCTTTGTCCGAGTGCCGTCGCCGGGCAATCCGGTGTCGGAAGGCATGATGCTGGCCGCTTTGGCTGCCGGTACGCAGAGTAACGCAGTCAAAGGGATTACCGAAATCCTGACGGCACGTCCGAATGCACCCTTGGGAATTGTCGGTAACAGCCGCGCGGTGAATGTGGCCACGCTCAAACGCGCATTGGCCGACCTGCCCGCCGTCCCCGCTGCCCGCGAATATGCCGTTTATCTTGATGCTTCACCCGCCGATCTGGCTGCGTTGCAGCAGGCAGCGGCCGGGAAAAATATCCGCATTTTCGGTTTGCAATAAACCACACCCACCTTTTCAATATGGAGAATACCATGAGCAATATCCCTGCCGAATTGAAATACGTTGCCAGCCACGAATGGCTGCGTCTGGAAAATGACGGGACTGTTACCGTCGGCATTACCGAACACGCGCAAGAGCTGTTGGGCGACATCGTGTTTGTCGAGCTGCCCGAAGTCGGCACCGGGCTGGCTGCCGACGAGCAGGCCGGCGTGGTGGAATCGGTGAAAGCCGCTTCCGATGTGTACGCGCCGATTGCGGGCGAAGTGGTGGCGGTAAACGATGCGCTGACTGCCGCACCCGAAACTGCCAACAGCGACCCGTACGGCGAAGGCTGGTTCTTCAAAATCAAACCCGCCGATGCGGCCGATTTGGACGGCCTGCTGAGCGCGGAACAATACGCCGCAGAAATCGGCTGAGTGCGTTAAACGTTCTCGGCCAAGGCCGTCTGAAATGGCTGTTCGGGCTTTTTCAGACGGCCTTTTTGCGGTTTTGACGGTTCGCGGTTTGGCCGGAAACCGCCGGAGTTGCTTCCGCATACGGCAAGGCGTTTTTTCGGGCGGTGTTTTTTAGCGGTGTTTTTTAAGTAAAAATACGGGCGGATACCCGAAACGGACAGATAGGGAGCAAAATATGAAAACCTTGGGCATTATCGGCGGCATGAGTGCCGAAAGCACGGTTCTGTATTATCAGATCATCAACCGCGAGGCCAACCGCCGTTTGGGCGGCAACAGCAGCGCGGATATTGTGATGCACAGTGTCAATTTTGAAACAGTGGCCGCGATGCAGCGGGCGGGCGACTGGCAGGGTGCGGGTGCCATGCTGGCGGACAGTGCGCGCAAACTGGTGCAGGCGGGCGCACAGGCCATTGTGTTGGCCACCAATACCATGCACAAAGTCGCGCCTGCCATTGAAGCGGCTGTGCCGGTGCCGCTGATTCATGTGGTCGATGCCACCGCAGCGGCAGTTAAGGCGGCGGGCTTGCAGAAAGTTGCCCTGTTGGGTACGCGCTTTACCATGAGCGACAGTTTTTACAGCGGCCGTATGCGCGCTTTGGGCGTGGAAACGCTGGTGCCGTCTGAAAGCCATCAGGACGAAATCCACCGTGTGATTTTCGAAGAGTTGTGCTGCAACCGCATAACCGAAACGGCCAAACAAAGCTACCTGAGTGCCATCGAAAGTTTGCGGGAAGCGGGCGCGCAGGGCGTCATTTTCGGCTGCACCGAAATCGGCTTGCTGCTGAAAGCCGAAGACTGTCCGCTGCCCGTATTCGACAGTGCCGAAATCCATGCGTTGGCTGCGGCCGATTTTGCGCTGGGGTAAATGGAAAGATACCGTTGGGTTTCTGGGATTTTAACGCGGTCGATACAGAAGCTCGAACCGGGCTGATGCAATCATCACGGCTGAGGTTTCAAGGTGTTGTGAAGTTTTTTGAGTTTGTTTGAATCTATCATATAGGCCGTCTGAAAATGTCCGAGACATATTGCGCGTTCTGCCATGCTTTGCCCGAAAACAGCGATAATCCCAACCGCCGTTATCACGACTGCGAATACGGTTTCCCCCTGGCGGACGACAACGCGCTTTTCGGCCGCCTGCTGCTGGAAATCAATCAGGCCGGTTTGAGCTGGACCACCATTTTAAACAAACAGGCCGCTTTTCAGACGGCCTATTCGGGCTTCGATATTGCCGCCGTGGCCGCATATGGTGCGGCCGACCGCGAACGGCTGCTGGCCGATGCGGGCATCGTGCGCAACCGCCTGAAAATCGATGCGGCGGTTTACAATGCGCGGCAGATTCTGCTGTTGCAGGGTGAATACGGTTCGTTCCAAAACTGGCTCGATGCGCACCACCCGCAGGATTTGGTGCAGTGGGTGAAACTGTTTAAAAGCCGCTTCAAATTTGTCGGCCGCGAGATTGTGAACGAATTTTTGATGAGTACGGGCTATCTGCCCGGCGCGCATACGGCGGATTGTCCCGTTTATGCCGAAGTATTGCGCCGCAAGCCCAAATGGCATCAGGCATAAAAAAACCTGCCGTTTCCGGCAGGTTTTCGGGACGCGGCATCAGCAGACGGCGGTCAGCCAGCCGTAGCGGTCTTCGGCCAGACCGAATTGAATATCGGTAACGGCTTTGCGGATGGCGTTGCCCTGTTCTGTGCCGGAAACGGCGATTTCTTCGCCGCCGATGATAAAAGACGTAACCGGCGAAATCACCGCCGCCGTGCCGGTCAGAATCGCTTCCGCGCCGTCCTGTACCGCCGCTTTGAGTTCATCGACTGTAAAGTTCCGCTCATCGACGGCATAGCCCAAGCCGGCAGCCACTTTCAGCACCGAATCGCGGGTAACGCCGTGGAGGAATTCGTCGGTCAGCGGCTTGGTGATGATGGTGCGGTTGTGGATCAGGGCGAAGTTGGACGCGCCGGTTTCCTGCACATCGCCGCCGGGGCAGAACAAGACTTGGGCCGCACCGTATTCGGCTTTGGCTTTCAGTACCCAAGGCATGGCCGAGGCGTAATTGCCGCCGCATTTGACGCGCCCCATATGCGGCGCGCAGCGGATATGTTCCGTTTCCACCAGCAGTTTGACCGGTGAGCCGGCTTGGAAATAGTCGCCCACGGGCGAGGCCAGAATATAGAGCAGGGCAGTATCGGAGGGTGCACCGGCCTTGCCGATGACGGGATCGGTGCCGATGAGGGTGGGGCGCAGATAGAGCGAGGCGGGCGCATCGGGAATTTCGTCGGCGGCACGGCGCACCAATTCGACGAGTGCATCCAGAAACTGTTTGCTGTCGGGGACGGGCAGATTGAGAATGCGCGCGCTCTGCTGCATACGCGCGATATTGGCTTCGGGGCGGAACAGGACAATTTTTCCGTCGGCCTGACGGAAAGCTTTCAGGCCTTCGAAACATTCGCTGCCGTAATGCAGGGAATGCGCGCCGGGCGTCAGTTTCAATTCGTCCGCAGACTGCCAGACGGTCGGCTGCCAAGTGCCGTCCTGGTAGGCGATAACGGGCATTTCGGCATGGAAAACGCTGCCGAATACGGCGGGTACGGGGCGGTTCATGGGTTTACCTTTTTCAATAGTGGTTGGGCAGGGCGGCGCAGCGGCCGGTTGCGTAAAGTTTTCTTAAAGTGTGTACAATACTCTGTGTTCCGCCTGTCTGGCAAGTAGGGCGGTGCGGGACGGCCGTCTGAAAAGCGGGTCGGACCGCGACGGGCAAAGCCGGAGGATAAAGGGAATGGACGGACGTGATGCACTGATTGCCGGATTGGTGGTAACGGCGTGGGGCGTGAATTTTGCGGTGATGAAGGCCGGTTTGGCCGAGTTGTCGCCTGCGGTTTTGGGTTTGCTGCGTTTTTCGCTGCTGCTGCCTGCGGTGTGTCTGCTGCCGAGGCCGGCCGTGCGTTGGTACTGGCTGGCACTGTACGGCTTGTGCATCAGTTTCGGCCAGTTCGGCATGATGTTTACCGCACTGTCGTGGGGTATGCCGTCGGGTCTGGCTGCGCTGCTGTTGCAGTCGCAGGTATTTTTTACCGTGATACTGGCGGTCGTGTGGCTGCGCGAACCGGTGGCCGGGCACCACCTGCCCGCCATGCTTCTGGCCGCTGCGGGTCTGCTGCTGGCGGGGATCGGCCAATACCGGGGGGTAGTGCCGCTGGCGGCACTGTGGGCGGTGCTGGCGGCGGCAATGTCTTGGGCCTTGGGTAATCTGACGGTGAAGTTTATCGGGCGGGTGAATCCGCTGTCTTTGGTGGCGTGGGGCAATATTTCGTCATGGGCGGCGTTTTTGCTGTTGTCGCTGTGGTTGTACGGGGCGGGCGAAGTCGGGCGGCAGATCGCGGATTTGAGTGCGGGCGGCTGGTTGGCGGCGGCGTTTTTGGCGTATGTGTCGGGGTTGTTCGGTTACGGCGGTTGGGGGCGCTTGTTGGCGCGTTATCCGGCTTCGCTGGTAACGCCTCTGGCTCTGTTGGTGCCGGTTATCGCGCTGTTGGTATCCGCACTGGTGCTGGGCGAGCGTTTGAACGGCTGGCAGTGGGGCGGTGTGGCGGTGGTGATGGCCGCACTGCTGGTACAGGTGTCCGGCGGCCGTTTGCGTGTGCGCGGGAGGGAGAAATGACGGCGGGCAATACGCCTGTGCGGGCGGCGGATTGGGGGGTG
Proteins encoded:
- the gcvH gene encoding glycine cleavage system protein GcvH, with the protein product MENTMSNIPAELKYVASHEWLRLENDGTVTVGITEHAQELLGDIVFVELPEVGTGLAADEQAGVVESVKAASDVYAPIAGEVVAVNDALTAAPETANSDPYGEGWFFKIKPADAADLDGLLSAEQYAAEIG
- a CDS encoding aspartate/glutamate racemase family protein; the encoded protein is MKTLGIIGGMSAESTVLYYQIINREANRRLGGNSSADIVMHSVNFETVAAMQRAGDWQGAGAMLADSARKLVQAGAQAIVLATNTMHKVAPAIEAAVPVPLIHVVDATAAAVKAAGLQKVALLGTRFTMSDSFYSGRMRALGVETLVPSESHQDEIHRVIFEELCCNRITETAKQSYLSAIESLREAGAQGVIFGCTEIGLLLKAEDCPLPVFDSAEIHALAAADFALG
- a CDS encoding DNA-3-methyladenine glycosylase I gives rise to the protein MSETYCAFCHALPENSDNPNRRYHDCEYGFPLADDNALFGRLLLEINQAGLSWTTILNKQAAFQTAYSGFDIAAVAAYGAADRERLLADAGIVRNRLKIDAAVYNARQILLLQGEYGSFQNWLDAHHPQDLVQWVKLFKSRFKFVGREIVNEFLMSTGYLPGAHTADCPVYAEVLRRKPKWHQA
- the ilvE gene encoding branched-chain-amino-acid transaminase, whose translation is MNRPVPAVFGSVFHAEMPVIAYQDGTWQPTVWQSADELKLTPGAHSLHYGSECFEGLKAFRQADGKIVLFRPEANIARMQQSARILNLPVPDSKQFLDALVELVRRAADEIPDAPASLYLRPTLIGTDPVIGKAGAPSDTALLYILASPVGDYFQAGSPVKLLVETEHIRCAPHMGRVKCGGNYASAMPWVLKAKAEYGAAQVLFCPGGDVQETGASNFALIHNRTIITKPLTDEFLHGVTRDSVLKVAAGLGYAVDERNFTVDELKAAVQDGAEAILTGTAAVISPVTSFIIGGEEIAVSGTEQGNAIRKAVTDIQFGLAEDRYGWLTAVC
- a CDS encoding EamA family transporter is translated as MDGRDALIAGLVVTAWGVNFAVMKAGLAELSPAVLGLLRFSLLLPAVCLLPRPAVRWYWLALYGLCISFGQFGMMFTALSWGMPSGLAALLLQSQVFFTVILAVVWLREPVAGHHLPAMLLAAAGLLLAGIGQYRGVVPLAALWAVLAAAMSWALGNLTVKFIGRVNPLSLVAWGNISSWAAFLLLSLWLYGAGEVGRQIADLSAGGWLAAAFLAYVSGLFGYGGWGRLLARYPASLVTPLALLVPVIALLVSALVLGERLNGWQWGGVAVVMAALLVQVSGGRLRVRGREK